The region CAAGTCAAATGAATAAGCTGTCTTACCCATCTCCTGAATCCGCACTATTTCTCGTGTAACATTTACATTCAGGACAAAAAACGTAGTACACAGTAAGAGCAAGAGCATACAAAGATGACTGATTTTTTTCATAGAGATACCTCCCGTGAAGAGACGAAACTGGGAAAAAACTAACTTTCCAATAAAGCCACACAGTGATTCTCTCAGCTTAATTGTGTTCAAGGCTGCAAACACTGCGTGGCTTTTGAATATTTAGAGGTTAGTTTTTTGAGCAATTGTCAATCAGAATGTTCTTTTATCTGTTAATAATCCTAGAAAATCTTGTCGTTTCAAGTCGGAGAAATGTTTGGTAGAAAGACTTCCTTTTTGAAGTCCATCATCTCTAACCTGCAAATAATAGCTATGTTGGCTTGTTTTAATTGTCAAAAAATCGCCAAATATAAAAACTCTTTTCCAGTTGCGAATCTCAAATTCTTTCATCTCTGATTTTGGAATGCGGATAAGTCCTTGTCTCAAATCACGATGATTCTCACTTGTGAAAGTCATCCCATTCCCAAGATTTCTTATCAGTAGTTCATCTTGAGTTACCATCACCAGTGCTATTTTAGTTAAGAAAATTTCAACTGTTGGTGGTAAAATCGCCAAATCAAACCAAGGATGTAGGTAACGATAAGCTAAGAAATAGTGAGGTTCCTCACCCAATCCTAGTTGTTTATATAAGGCCTTGACCTCACTGTCTAATCTCGCTTCAAAAGACACATCCGAATGCTCTTCTTCCTTCTTCTGATTAAAATAACGCATCCAGACTAGAAAACCTATAAAGACTATAATAAATATTCCTGATAAGAGATATTTTAAATTGTAGTTCATCACTTAACCTCCTGATTCACTACTCTACCTAAAGCAGAGGCCTATCTATTTTGAAAATAGTTCCATAACAACTTTAAATAAGATGGGTGTCATTAAAACTAGGATAATTCCTATCACAAATATCATGACTACTCGAGAAAGTTCCTTATTTTTAAACATTTTTCCACCCCTTTTCTAGCTACATCATAGTACTGTTAAGCCCATTTTAAAATTACACTAAGCTTTTCCACAAGCTTATTTTAGTTTTATTTTCTACTTTTTATATTACTATGATACAATATTTTTAATAGGATTTTATTGTTTGTTAACTTTTTTCACGAAAAGGAGTCAATCATGCGTTATGATTTTGGAAAGGTCTATAAAGAAATAAGAGAGTCAAAAGGATTGACCCAAGAAGAGGTCTGCGGAGATGTCCTTTCAAGAACTAGCCTATCAAAGATTGAAAGTGGCAAGGTAACTCCCAAATATGAAAACATGGAATTTCTTCTCCGACAGATTAATATGAGTTTTGAAGAGTTTGACTACATCTGCCATCTCTATCAGCCGAGCCAACGGACAGAAATCATGCAAACTTATCTCAATATGAATTCCATCATTGGTGGCAGTGGTCTAGTTGATTTTTTTGAAACATGCCAAAACTATCTCAAGACCCATCACGACCTGCCTATAGAAGAAATCAGGGATATGCTGGAAGTTGTCATTCATATCCGTCAACATGGTACAGAGAAACTGTCAGACCAAGTGAAACAAACTGTCAAAAAACTTTGGGAAAAAATTGAAAAACAAGATACATGGTATGAAAGTGACCTAAAAATCCTCAATACCATCCTTTTCAGCTTTCCAATTGAACACCTCCATCTCATCACTGGAAAAATCTTGCAACGCTTAGAGGTCTATAAAAACTACCAACATTTATATGACTTGCGAATGACAATCCTACTCAACCTTTCCACCATTTACTTATACCATCAAGACAAAAACATGTGTCAACAAATCTGCTACACTTTACTGGAAGATGCCAAGAACAAGAAAAGCTACGATATGCTTGCTATCTGCTATGTCCGTATTGGAATTTGTAAGGATGATTCTAAAATTATCCAAAAAGGGTTCTCCCTTCTAGAGCTGACCGATGAAACTTCCATTCTAGCCTTTCTCAAAAAAGAAGTGGAGACCTATTATCAACCGAAAGAAATATAAAAAAGTCGAGGGATTTCCTCGACCTTTTCATATTATTCTGTTCGTTATTTCTTAATACCAACCGTTGTTAAGCCAGAAGTTTTTAGCGGCTGACCATGAACCGTAACGTCCTGCAACATAGGCATCCGCTACACGTTCTTGGTTTTCAGCTGAGTAGTCACCGTTCAAGTATGAATCTGTCAATTGGTAACGTCCAATGTATTGGCCGTTTGTAGCTGTGTAGCTACCGCCTGATTCTTTTTGAGCGATCCATTCTTTAGCTTCTGCTTCAGATCCGCTTACAGTTGCAGCAGGTGCTGAAGCTTCTGTTGAAACAACTGTTTCTTCTGCTGCAGGTGCGCTTGCCGCTGGAGCTGCTTCCTCTGCTACTTCTGTAGTTTCTGCTGCTGGAGCTGAAACAGTTTCATCTTGAGCAGCTGGTGCCGCATAAGTAGCTGGCGCTGGTGTTGCAACAGGTGCTACAGGACCATCGATAACCAACTCTTGACCAACATAAATCAAATGAATGTTGTCGATGTGGTTGTTTTCTGCCAATTTCTCAACAGTTGTGTTGTGAGTTTCAGCGATTTCTGAAAGTGTATCACCTTCTTTAACAGTGTAAGTTGATGATTCTTGAGCAGATACAAATGATGGAGCAAATACTGCAAACAAGGCAGCTACTCCTGCAAGAGTTGTTTTAATCTTTTTAGTTGTTGATTTCATATTTGAAAATTCTCCTTCTTTCTATAGTTCTATCATACCCTTTAAATATTACCGTTTCTTGACACTTTTATGTAGAAATATTACAAAATTATTTTTTATTTCCCTAAATAAGCTATTTTTTGTTACAAAAGATGCTTTTTTATGCTATTTGTAGTGTAAAAAGGTTTTCATCCACAATTAAAGCCAAGACCTTCATTCTTTGATATAATAGAGATAAGAATTTTTATAAGGGGAAACTGATGAAATCACTTCGTTTTCAATCTGTCTTTGATATCATCGGACCAGTTATGATTGGCCCATCTAGTAGCCATACAGCTGGTGCTGTTCGTATTGGGAAGATTGTCTCTTCCATTTTTGATGATACTCCGACAGAAGTCGAATTCCAACTATTTAACTCATTCGCCAAGACCTATCGTGGTCACGGGACAGACCTAGCCCTTGTTGCTGGTATTTTGGGCATGGATACAGATGATCCTGAAATTCCAAACAGTCTGGAGATTGCCCACAAGCGTGGCATCAAGATTGTCTGGACCATTCAGAAAGACAGCAATGCGCCTCACCCAAACACTACTAAAATTACCGTTAAAAATGCCCATAAAACTATCAGTGTGACTGGTATTTCTATCGGGGGAGGGAATATTCAGGTAACCGAACTCAATGGCTTTGCCGTCTCCCTCAATATGAATACACCGACTATCATCATCGTTCATCAAGATATTCCAGGTATGATTGCCCTCGTAACAGAGGCTCTTTCACGCTATGGTATCAATATCGCCCAGATGAATGTTACTCGTGAAAAAGCTGGTGAAAAAGCTATTATGATTATCGAAGTTGACAGTCGCAACTGTGATGAGACCATCGAAGAAATTCGAAAAATCCCTCATCTCCATAATGTCAATTTCTTTAAATAGGAGGAAGCATGTTTTATTCTATCAAAGAATTGGTCGAGCAAGCAGATCTGGACTTTCAAGGAAATGTCGCAGAACTCATGATTACAACAGAGTTTGAATTGACCGGTCGCGAACGTGAAGAAGTCCTCCTTCTCATGGAGCGCAACCTGGAAGTCATGAAAGCCTCTGTCCAACTTGGCCTCAATGAAAATAAATCTCGTAGTGGCCTGACAGGTGGAGATGCAGCCAAATTGGATCACTACATCAAAAATGGAAAAACTCTGTCAG is a window of Streptococcus mitis DNA encoding:
- a CDS encoding helix-turn-helix domain-containing protein — protein: MRYDFGKVYKEIRESKGLTQEEVCGDVLSRTSLSKIESGKVTPKYENMEFLLRQINMSFEEFDYICHLYQPSQRTEIMQTYLNMNSIIGGSGLVDFFETCQNYLKTHHDLPIEEIRDMLEVVIHIRQHGTEKLSDQVKQTVKKLWEKIEKQDTWYESDLKILNTILFSFPIEHLHLITGKILQRLEVYKNYQHLYDLRMTILLNLSTIYLYHQDKNMCQQICYTLLEDAKNKKSYDMLAICYVRIGICKDDSKIIQKGFSLLELTDETSILAFLKKEVETYYQPKEI
- a CDS encoding LysM peptidoglycan-binding domain-containing protein, with translation MKSTTKKIKTTLAGVAALFAVFAPSFVSAQESSTYTVKEGDTLSEIAETHNTTVEKLAENNHIDNIHLIYVGQELVIDGPVAPVATPAPATYAAPAAQDETVSAPAAETTEVAEEAAPAASAPAAEETVVSTEASAPAATVSGSEAEAKEWIAQKESGGSYTATNGQYIGRYQLTDSYLNGDYSAENQERVADAYVAGRYGSWSAAKNFWLNNGWY
- the sdaAB gene encoding L-serine ammonia-lyase, iron-sulfur-dependent subunit beta, which translates into the protein MKSLRFQSVFDIIGPVMIGPSSSHTAGAVRIGKIVSSIFDDTPTEVEFQLFNSFAKTYRGHGTDLALVAGILGMDTDDPEIPNSLEIAHKRGIKIVWTIQKDSNAPHPNTTKITVKNAHKTISVTGISIGGGNIQVTELNGFAVSLNMNTPTIIIVHQDIPGMIALVTEALSRYGINIAQMNVTREKAGEKAIMIIEVDSRNCDETIEEIRKIPHLHNVNFFK